A window of Variovorax paradoxus EPS genomic DNA:
TGCACCCACCTGGGCTGCTCGCCGGTGGACCGCCTGCAAGCCGGCCCCCAGCCTTCGCTGCCGGCCGACTGGGAAGGCGGCTTCCTCTGCCCTTGCCACGGTTCCACGTTCGACCTGGCCGGCCGCGTCTTCAAGAACAAGCCCGCGCCCGACAACCTGCCTGTGCCTCCGCACATGTACCTGTCGGACACCAAGCTCCTGATCGGTGAAGACTCCAAGAAGGCCTGAGGCAGAAGAAGAACATGGCTGAATTCCACGAAATTTCCCCCAACGCGCCGGCTGGCGAGAAGCTGCTCAACTGGGTCGACAATCGCTTCCCGCTGACCAAGCTCTGGAACGACCAGTGGGGCAAGTACTACGCACCGAAGAACTTCAACTTCTGGTACATCTTCGGCTCGCTGGCGATGCTGGTCCTCGTGATCCAGATCGTCACCGGCATCTTCCTCGTCATGCATTACAAGCCCGACGCGAACCAGGCGTTCGCATCGGTCGAGTACATCATGCGCGACGTGCCCTGGGGCTGGCTCATCCGCTACATCCACTCGACGGGCGCCTCCGCGTTCTTTGTCGTGGTGTACCTGCACATGTTCCGCGGCCTCATGTACGGCAGCTACCGCAAGCCCCGCGAGCTGATCTGGGTGTTCGGCTGCGCGATCTTCCTGTGCCTCATGGCCGAAGCCTTCATGGGCTACCTGCTGCCCTGGGGCCAGATGTCCTACTGGGGCGCCCAGGTGATCGTGAACCTGTTCGCCGCCATTCCGTTCATCGGTCCTGACCTGGCCCTCCTGATCCGCGGCGACTATGTGGTGAGCGACGCCACGCTGAACCGCTTCTTCAGCTTCCACGTGATCGCCGTGCCGCTGGTGCTGCTCGGCCTGGTGGTGGCTCACCTGATCGCGCTGCACGAAGTGGGTTCCAACAACCCCGACGGCATCGAGATCAAGGCCAACCGCGGTCCCGACGGCCATCCGCTCGACGGCATTCCGTCGCATCCGTACTACACGGTGCACGACATCTTCGGCGTGGTGGTGTTCCTCACGATCTTCTCGGCGGTGATCTTCTTCGCGCCCGAAGCCGGTGGGTACTTCCTCGAGTACAACAACTTCATCCCGGCCGATTCGCTGAAGACGCCCAACCACATCGCCCCGGTCTGGTACTTCACGCCGTTCTATTCGATGCTGCGTGCGACGACCGACGACATGGTCAACGTGTTCGCGCTGATCATCGGCCTGGCTGCCATCCTGAACTTCGTCAAGGGCAAGTCGGGTACGGCGCTGAAGATCGCGATCGTCGTCGTGGCGGCCGTGGCCATCTTCCTGCTCAAGGCCTTCGACGCCAAGTTCTGGGGCGTGGTCGTGATGGGCGGTTCGGTCATCATCCTGTTCTTCCTGCCGTGGCTGGACCACAGCGAAGTCAAGTCGATCCGCTACCGCCCGAGCTGGCACAAGTATGTGTATGGCGTCTTCGTCTTCCTCTTCCTGATCCTGGGCTACCTGGGCATCCAGCCGCCCGGCGTCTGGGGCAACCTGGTGATCGGCTCCTTTGCCCTCGACATCGCCCAGACCATCTCGCAGATCGGCACGCTCTTCTACTTCGGCTTCTTCCTCTTGATGCCCTGGTGGAGCCGCAAGGGCGAATTCAAGCCCGTGCCCGAGCGCGTGGTCTTCGCCGCGCATTGAGACGAGACACGAGAAGTGCAAGAGCTTGAGAGAAACACGATGAAGAAAAGAATTTCCGGCTGGCTCGCGGTCATGGCTACCTTGGGTCTGGCGCTGGGGCTGACCTTCTCCGCCCCCGCATCGGCCGAGTCCGGTGGCCTGGCTTGGGACAAGGCGCCCAACAAGACGACCGACGTGCAGGCTTTGCAGAACGGCGCCAAGCTGTTCGTCAACTACTGCCTCAACTGCCACTCGGCCGCCTTCATGCGCTACAACCGCCTGCAGGACATCGGCATCACCGAGCAGCAGATCAAGGACAACCTTCTGTTCACGACCGACAAGGTCGGCGAAACCATGAAGGCCAACATCGACGCGCGCCAGGCCAAGGAGTGGTTCGGCACCACGCCGCCCGACCTCACGCTGGTCGCGCGTTCGCGTGCCGGCCACGGCGGCACGGGCGCCGACTACCTCTACACCTTCCTTCGCACCTTCTACCGCGACGACACCAAGGCCACCGGCTGGAACAACCTCGTGTTCCCGAGCGTCGCCATGCCGAACCCCCTGTGGGAACTGCAGGGCGAGCGCCGGCCGGTCTACACCAAGGTCGAGCAGCACGGCCATGCCACCGAAGTCTTCACGGGCAAGTGGGAGCAGGTCACCCCCGGCACCCTGAACTCGGTGCAATACGACAACGCCGTTGGCGACCTGGTCAGCTACCTGCAGTGGATGGCCGAGCCCGCGCAGAACACCCGCATTCGCATTGGCGTCTGGGTCCTGCTGTTCCTGGCCATGTCGGTGGTTTTCGTGTGGCGACTGAACGCCTCGTACTGGAAAGACGTCAAGTAGTTCCGTCCACGCCGACCGGTTGCCTCGTGCATCCGGTCCCACAGAGTGGGTTGCCAACGCGACCCACTCTTTTTGATTTTTAGGAGTCTCTCGCCATGATGGTCTTGTATTCAGGAACGACCTGCCCCTTTTCCCACCGCTGCCGCTTCGTTCTGTTCGAAAAGGGCATGGACTTCGAGATCCGCGACGTCGATCTCTACAACAAGCCCGAAGACATCAGCGTGATGAATCCGTATGGCCAGGTGCCGATCCTGGTCGAGCGCGACCTGATCCTGTACGAGTCGAACATCATCAACGAGTACATCGACGAGCGCTTCCCGCATCCGCAACTGATGCCCGGCGACCCGGTCGACCGCGCCCGCGTGCGCCTGTTCCTGCTCAACTTCGAGAAGGAACTGTTCGTGCATGTGTCCACGCTGGAGAACCGCACCACCAAGGGCAACGAGAAAACCATCGAAAAGGCCCGCTCGCACATCCGCGACCGCCTGACGCAACTGGCGCCCGTGTTCCTCAAGAACAAGTACATGCTGGGCGACAACTTCTCGATGCTCGACGTGGCCATCGCGCCGCTGCTCTGGCGCCTGGACTACTACGGCATCGACCTCAGCAAGAACGCGGCGCCGCTGCTGAAGTATGCCGAGCGCATCTTCTCGCGTCCCGCCTACATCGAAGCGCTCACGCCCTCGGAAAAGGTCATGCGCAAGTAAAAGCTGCGTCCAAGTCCCGTTCTCTGCTCTTTCATGATCAACGCGCTCGAGTCGTCTTCCACCCGCCCGTACCTCATCCGGGCGCTGTACGAATGGTGCACCGACAACGGGTTCACGCCCTATGTCGCTGTGCAGGTCGACGACACCGTCCAGGTGCCGCGCGAGTATGTGAAGAACGGCGAGATCGTGCTCAACATCAGCTTCGATGCGACCAGCTCGCTCAAGCTGGGCAACGATTTCATCGAGTTCAAGGCCCGCTTTGCGGGCAGTGCGCGCGAGATCAGCGTGCCGGTGGGGCGCGTGATCGCGATCTATGCGCGCGAGAACGGACAGGGCATGGCGTTTCCCGCCCCAGCGCCTGCGGTCGACAGCGGCAGCGATGTGCCAGCCTCGCCCACGGGTCCGGCGCGCATGCCTTTGCGTGACGCCTCGCGCGGCACCGAAGGCGATGCCGGCAAGATCGTTCACCTGGTCACGGGTGAAGAAGGCGGCGAAGTGGTCGATGCCGACTCTGCCGGCGCGCCCATGGACCCCGTCGACGAGCCGCCGCGCCCGCCGGCCGGTGGCGGTTCGAGGCCCTCGCTCAAGCGCATCAAGTAGGCGCTTGCAACGGACTACTAGAATCACGCACTCCGAAGAAATTCAGCCGCTTTAGCTCAATTGGTAGAGCACCCGCCTTGTAAGCGGAAGGTCGTCAGTTCGATTCCGACAAGCGGCACCAAAACCCGAAAAAGCCCTCCCGCGGTTCTCCGCTCGGAGGGCTTTTCTTTAGGCGACAGATGAGCGAGAGGTGGCTACGACAGCGCCGTCTTCCGCTCGGCACTCCCCGGCTCCGCCAGCTTGCGATGCTGCTCCGCCAGCTTCGGCCCCGGCATCACCCGCGACAGCGCCACCTGCATCTTGTTGCGCCATCCCGCGATCACGCCGCTCTCGCCCTTCATCATCGCGTCGAAGCCGGCCTTGGCCACTTCCGCCGGGTCGGCCTTGTCGGTTTGCTGGCCGACGCGCGTGTCGAGCATGTCGGCGCGCGCGAAGAAGTGGGTGTCGGTCACGCCGGGCATCAAGCAACTCACCGAGACGCCCGTGCCCTTCAACTCATTGCGCAGCGCCATCGCGAACGAGTCGATGAACGCCTTGCTGCCGTTGTAGACCGCCTGGAAGCTCCCCGGCTGGAAGCCCGCGATCGAGCCCGTGATGAGGATGCGCCCCTGGCCCGCCTTGCGCATCTCGCGGCCCACGCACTGCACGAGGTAGATGGTGCCGGTGATGTTGGTGTTGATCACGTGCTGCACGTCGTGAAAGTCCTGGTCGAGAAAGCCGTGGCCGAGGCCGTGGCCCGCATTCGCGAACAGCGCGTCGATGGGCCGGCCCTCGGCGGCGGCCAGCAGCGCGTCCACGCCGTCGCGCGTGGCGAAGTCGGCGCGCACCGACACCACGTTCGCGCCCAGCACGCGCAGCTCGGTTTCGGCCTGCTCCAGGGGCTCGTCCGCGCCGATCAACAAGTCGTAGCCGTTGCGCGCGGCGAGCAGCGCGAGTTGAAAGCCGATGCCTGACGAGGCGCCCGTCACCACGGCAAGGGGGCGAAGGTCTGTGGTTTCCATGTCGGTCTCCTTGGAAAAGTTGAATGAAACGAAGCGCGCCGGGCCCGTTGTCCGTTGTGCCTCCGGGCTTGACCGCGGGCGCCTGCATTCGAAAAACCACCGTAAAACCTTGCGATCGGCTGCGCGTAGGAATGCGTGCCGAATCTGCGCCCGCCATGTCGTGGGCTCGCGGCGGTCAGAGTGGAAGCGACGCGCCGCTGTATGGAAACGCGGGTTGGTTGCTTAGATAAAAGTAGTCAATTTCATTTGCAAAATCACATCGCCGCCAAGCCATAGTTCACAGTTATTCTTGCCAATTGACTTTGTTTGCTTTGAGTAAAGTAGGGGGCATGGATGAACTGATCGAAGCACGCCGCGCAGCGCTTCACGATGTCATCGACGACGCGGGTCGCCCCAGCAAGGTCTCCGCAAAATACGGCTCGACGCCACCCCACATGAGCCGACTTCCCCAACTGATTGCCCAGGGCTCCTACGCCTTCCGGCGCGGGCAAAGCGCCCGCGACTGGCCGATCCGCCATCTGCCCCTGCCCCGGCGAATTGCCGCGCTCGTTCCGCTGCAGACCATCGAGCCGCGCGGCCGACATTGCAATACCTGACTTCCATTCGGCAGAACAAAAACACCCCGGCGAAAAGTACCAATGATCAACGTCCTGTTCATAGAAGACCAACCTCTGGTGTCGGAAGCGACAGCAGAAAAAATTGCGCGAAGTCCGCTCGTCGCCAATATCGAGGTCTGCAACAGCGCCGATAAAGCGCTGCTTGCATTGAAGGCAACGCCCGACCGATGGGGCTTGATCCTGCTCGACCTGGACGTGCCCGGCGCGGTCGGTTTGTCGCTGGCCATGGAAATCAAGAAGCTGGGCAAGGAAGGGCGCACCTGCATCCTGACCGGCACGCACCGGACCGACTACATCGCCCAGGCCAAGGCCAGCGGGTTCCAGGGCTACATCCTCAAAGCCATCGAAATCAAGGAGCTCGAGGCGAGCCTGGACAAGGCGATTGCGGGCGAAAAGGTCTTTCCCGAATTGCCCGACCTGGGCGCGAATCCGAATGCCATCCGGCTGACCAACCGCCAGTGCCAATGCCTCGAATTCGTCGGCGCGGGGCGCTCTACCAAGGAAATCGCGCGATTGCTGTCATTGCACCCGGGAACGGTCAATTACCACATCGATTCCGCCATGGAAGCGCTGGGCGTGAAATCGCGCGCACACGCCGTTCAGAAGGCATTGCAACTCGGGCTCCTGGCAGGTTTCGCCACGAGGAGCAGCGATGGGAATGCTTGAGGAGCTTCTTCGGGGCTTCACCAAGAACAAAAGCGAGCCGCTCGACGAATCGCTGATGGAAAAGCAGGGGCGGCTCTCCCGCTCCCTGATTCACGCGACGCTGGCGCACCGTCAT
This region includes:
- a CDS encoding cytochrome b — protein: MAEFHEISPNAPAGEKLLNWVDNRFPLTKLWNDQWGKYYAPKNFNFWYIFGSLAMLVLVIQIVTGIFLVMHYKPDANQAFASVEYIMRDVPWGWLIRYIHSTGASAFFVVVYLHMFRGLMYGSYRKPRELIWVFGCAIFLCLMAEAFMGYLLPWGQMSYWGAQVIVNLFAAIPFIGPDLALLIRGDYVVSDATLNRFFSFHVIAVPLVLLGLVVAHLIALHEVGSNNPDGIEIKANRGPDGHPLDGIPSHPYYTVHDIFGVVVFLTIFSAVIFFAPEAGGYFLEYNNFIPADSLKTPNHIAPVWYFTPFYSMLRATTDDMVNVFALIIGLAAILNFVKGKSGTALKIAIVVVAAVAIFLLKAFDAKFWGVVVMGGSVIILFFLPWLDHSEVKSIRYRPSWHKYVYGVFVFLFLILGYLGIQPPGVWGNLVIGSFALDIAQTISQIGTLFYFGFFLLMPWWSRKGEFKPVPERVVFAAH
- a CDS encoding cytochrome c1 is translated as MKKRISGWLAVMATLGLALGLTFSAPASAESGGLAWDKAPNKTTDVQALQNGAKLFVNYCLNCHSAAFMRYNRLQDIGITEQQIKDNLLFTTDKVGETMKANIDARQAKEWFGTTPPDLTLVARSRAGHGGTGADYLYTFLRTFYRDDTKATGWNNLVFPSVAMPNPLWELQGERRPVYTKVEQHGHATEVFTGKWEQVTPGTLNSVQYDNAVGDLVSYLQWMAEPAQNTRIRIGVWVLLFLAMSVVFVWRLNASYWKDVK
- a CDS encoding glutathione S-transferase N-terminal domain-containing protein, giving the protein MMVLYSGTTCPFSHRCRFVLFEKGMDFEIRDVDLYNKPEDISVMNPYGQVPILVERDLILYESNIINEYIDERFPHPQLMPGDPVDRARVRLFLLNFEKELFVHVSTLENRTTKGNEKTIEKARSHIRDRLTQLAPVFLKNKYMLGDNFSMLDVAIAPLLWRLDYYGIDLSKNAAPLLKYAERIFSRPAYIEALTPSEKVMRK
- a CDS encoding ClpXP protease specificity-enhancing factor, producing MINALESSSTRPYLIRALYEWCTDNGFTPYVAVQVDDTVQVPREYVKNGEIVLNISFDATSSLKLGNDFIEFKARFAGSAREISVPVGRVIAIYARENGQGMAFPAPAPAVDSGSDVPASPTGPARMPLRDASRGTEGDAGKIVHLVTGEEGGEVVDADSAGAPMDPVDEPPRPPAGGGSRPSLKRIK
- a CDS encoding SDR family NAD(P)-dependent oxidoreductase, with the translated sequence METTDLRPLAVVTGASSGIGFQLALLAARNGYDLLIGADEPLEQAETELRVLGANVVSVRADFATRDGVDALLAAAEGRPIDALFANAGHGLGHGFLDQDFHDVQHVINTNITGTIYLVQCVGREMRKAGQGRILITGSIAGFQPGSFQAVYNGSKAFIDSFAMALRNELKGTGVSVSCLMPGVTDTHFFARADMLDTRVGQQTDKADPAEVAKAGFDAMMKGESGVIAGWRNKMQVALSRVMPGPKLAEQHRKLAEPGSAERKTALS
- a CDS encoding response regulator transcription factor yields the protein MINVLFIEDQPLVSEATAEKIARSPLVANIEVCNSADKALLALKATPDRWGLILLDLDVPGAVGLSLAMEIKKLGKEGRTCILTGTHRTDYIAQAKASGFQGYILKAIEIKELEASLDKAIAGEKVFPELPDLGANPNAIRLTNRQCQCLEFVGAGRSTKEIARLLSLHPGTVNYHIDSAMEALGVKSRAHAVQKALQLGLLAGFATRSSDGNA